Proteins co-encoded in one Cricetulus griseus strain 17A/GY chromosome 1 unlocalized genomic scaffold, alternate assembly CriGri-PICRH-1.0 chr1_1, whole genome shotgun sequence genomic window:
- the LOC100769505 gene encoding protocadherin-7 isoform X6, translating to MLRMRTTGWARGWCLGCCLLLPLCLSLAAAKQLLRYRLAEEGPADVRIGNVASDLGIVTGSGEVTFSLESGSEYLKIDNLTGELSTSERRIDREKLPQCQMIFDENECFLDFEVSVIGPSQSWVDLFEGRVIVLDINDNTPTFPSPVLTLTVEENRPVGTLYLLPTATDRDFGRNGIERYELLQEPGGGGGGGGGEGRRSGPADSAPYPGGGGNSASGSGGSGGSKRRLESPEGGGGTGPGGRSSVFELQVADTPDGEKQPQLIVKGALDREQRDSYELTLRVRDGGDPPRSSQAILRVLITDVNDNSPRFEKSVYEADLAENSAPGTPILQLRAADLDVGVNGQIEYVFGAATESVRRLLRLDETSGWLSVLHRIDREEVNQLRFTVMARDRGQPPKTDKATVVLNIKDENDNVPSIEIRKIGRIPLKDGVANVAEDVLVDTPIALVQVSDRDQGENGVVTCTVVGDVPFQLKPASDTEGDQNKKKYFLHTSAPLDYETTREFNVVIVAVDSGSPSLSSNNSLVVKVGDTNDNPPVFGQSVVEVYFPENNIPGERVATVLATDADSGKNAEIAYSLDSSVMGTFAIDPDSGDILVNTVLDREQTDRYEFKVNAKDKGIPVLQGSTTVIVQVADKNDNDPKFMQDVFTFYVKENLQPNSPVGMVTVMDADKGRNAEMSLYIEENSNIFSIENDTGTIYSTMSFDREHQTTYTFRVKAVDGGDPPRSATATVSLFVMDENDNAPTVTLPRNISYTLLPPSSNVRTVVATVLATDSDDGINADLNYSIVGGNPFKLFEIDPTSGVVSLVGKLTQKHYGLHRLVVQVNDSGQPSQSTTTLVHVFVNESVSNATVIDSQIVRSLHTPLTQDIAGDPSYEISKQRLSIVIGVVAGIMTVILIILIVMMARYCRSKNKNGYEAGKKDHEDFFTPQQHDKSKKPKKDKKNKKSKQPLYSSIVTVEASKPNGQRYDSVNEKLSDSPSMGRYRSVNGGPGSPDLARHYKSSSPLPTVQLHPQSPTAGKKHQAVQDLPPANTFVGAGDNISIGSDHCSEYSCQTNNKYSKQVYMHFNSTSFSCDN from the coding sequence ATGCTGAGGATGCGGACCACGGGATGGGCGCGCGGCTGGTGCTTGGGCTGTTGCCTCCTCCTGCCGCTCTGCCTCAGCCTGGCCGCCGCCAAGCAGCTGCTCCGGTACCGGCTAGCGGAGGAGGGCCCCGCCGACGTGCGGATAGGTAATGTGGCCTCGGACCTGGGCATCGTGACCGGCTCGGGCGAGGTGACTTTCAGCCTTGAGTCTGGCTCTGAGTACCTGAAGATTGACAACCTCACCGGCGAGCTGAGCACCAGCGAGCGGCGCATCGACCGGGAGAAGCTGCCCCAGTGTCAGATGATCTTCGACGAGAATGAGTGTTTCTTGGACTTCGAGGTGTCAGTGATAGGGCCCTCGCAGAGCTGGGTGGACCTGTTTGAGGGTCGGGTCATCGTGCTAGACATCAACGACAACACGCCCACCTTCCCGTCACCGGTGCTCACACTCACGGTGGAGGAGAACAGGCCCGTAGGAACACTCTACCTGCTGCCCACGGCCACCGATCGTGACTTCGGTCGCAATGGAATCGAGCGCTACGAGCTGCTCCAGGAGCCCGggggtggcggtggcggtggcggcgGCGAAGGAAGGCGTTCGGGGCCGGCGGACAGCGCCCCCTACCCAGGGGGCGGCGGGAACAGCGCGAGCGGCAGCGGCGGCTCTGGAGGCTCCAAGCGGCGGCTGGAGTCGCCTGAGGGCGGCGGCGGGACCGGTCCTGGTGGCCGCAGCAGTGTGTTTGAGCTGCAGGTGGCAGACACCCCAGACGGGGAGAAACAACCGCAACTGATAGTGAAGGGGGCGCTGGACCGGGAGCAGCGGGACTCCTACGAGCTGACCCTCCGAGTGCGTGATGGGGGCGATCCACCTCGGTCCTCGCAGGCCATCTTGAGGGTGCTCATCACCGACGTGAATGACAACAGCCCCCGCTTCGAGAAGAGCGTGTATGAGGCTGACCTGGCTGAAAACAGCGCTCCGGGCACCCCCATCCTGCAGTTGCGCGCCGCCGATTTGGACGTGGGGGTCAACGGACAGATAGAGTATGTATTTGGGGCTGCTACGGAGTCGGTAAGAAGGCTACTGCGTCTGGATGAAACTTCGGGCTGGCTCAGTGTCTTGCACAGAATTGACCGCGAGGAAGTGAATCAGCTGCGGTTCACTGTCATGGCCCGTGACCGCGGGCAGCCCCCCAAGACCGATAAGGCCACCGTGGTCCTCAACATCAAAGACGAGAACGACAACGTTCCCTCCATCGAAATCCGCAAGATAGGGCGCATTCCACTTAAGGACGGGGTGGCCAATGTGGCTGAGGACGTCCTGGTGGACACCCCCATAGCCCTGGTGCAGGTGTCCGACCGAGACCAAGGCGAGAACGGGGTAGTCACCTGTACAGTAGTGGGTGATGTGCCTTTCCAGCTTAAGCCAGCCAGCGACACAGAGGGCGACCAGAACAAGAAAAAGTACTTCCTGCACACGTCGGCCCCACTGGACTATGAGACCACCCGGGAGTTCAACGTGGTCATAGTAGCTGTGGACTCTGGCAGTCCTAGCCTCTCCAGCAACAATTCCTTGGTGGTCAAGGTGGGAGACACGAACGACAACCCTCCTGTTTTTGGTCAGTCTGTGGTTGAGGTTTACTTCCCAGAGAACAACATTCCTGGTGAGAGGGTAGCCACAGTGCTGGCGACAGATGCTGACAGTGGGAAGAACGCAGAGATTGCCTACTCTCTGGACTCCTCAGTGATGGGGACTTTTGCCATTGATCCCGATTCTGGGGACATCCTGGTCAATACAGTACTGGACCGGGAGCAGACTGACAGGTATGAGTTTAAAGTTAATGCCAAAGACAAAGGCATTCCTGTGCTGCAGGGCAGCACCACGGTGATTGTACAGGTGGCTGATAAAAATGACAATGACCCTAAGTTTATGCAGGACGTCTTTACCTTTTATGTGAAGGAAAACTTACAACCCAACAGCCCTGTGGGAATGGTCACCGTGATGGATGCTGACAAGGGACGGAATGCAGAAATGAGCCTGTACATAGAGGAGAACAGTAACATTTTTTCTATTGAAAATGACACAGGGACCATTTACTCCACAATGTCTTTTGACAGGGAACATCAGACTACATACACTTTCAGGGTGAAGGCTGTGGATGGTGGAGATCCTCCTAGATCAGCCACAGCCACAGTCTCCCTGTTTGTGATGGATGAAAATGACAATGCTCCCACAGTTACCCTCCCCAGAAACATTTCCTACACGTTGCTGCCACCTTCAAGTAATGTCAGGACAGTAGTAGCTACAGTGTTGGCAACAGACAGTGATGATGGTATCAATGCGGACTTGAACTACAGCATTGTGGGAGGGAATCCTTTCAAGCTGTTTGAGATTGATCCCACCAGTGGTGTGGTTTCCTTAGTAGGAAAACTCACCCAAAAGCATTATGGCTTGCATAGGCTGGTTGTGCAAGTGAATGACAGCGGCCAGCCTTCCCAGTCCACTACAACTTTGGTGCATGTATTTGTCAATGAAAGTGTTTCCAATGCAACTGTGATTGACTCTCAGATAGTCAGAAGTTTGCATACCCCACTCACCCAGGATATAGCTGGTGACCCAAGCTATGAAATTAGCAAACAGAGACTCAGTATTGTCATTGGGGTGGTTGCTGGCATTATGACAGTGATTCTAATCATTTTAATTGTCATGATGGCAAGATACTGCAggtccaaaaataaaaatggctacgAAGCCGGCAAAAAAGACCATGAAGACTTTTTTACACCCCAGCAGCATGACAAATCTAAAAAGcctaaaaaagacaagaaaaacaaaaaatctaagcAGCCACTCTACAGCAGTATTGTCACTGTCGAAGCTTCTAAACCAAATGGACAGAGGTATGATAGTGTCAATGAGAAGCTGTCTGACAGCCCAAGCATGGGCCGATACAGATCTGTTAATGGTGGGCCTGGCAGTCCTGACCTGGCAAGGCATTACAAATCTAGTTCCCCATTGCCTACTGTCCAGCTTCACCCCCAGTCACCAACTGCAGGGAAAAAACATCAGGCTGTACAAGATCTACCACCAGCCAACACATTTGTGGGAGCAGGAGACAACATTTCAATTGGATCAGATCACTGCTCTGAGTACAGCTGTCAAACCAATAACAAGTACAGCAAACAG
- the LOC100769505 gene encoding protocadherin-7 isoform X5 yields MLRMRTTGWARGWCLGCCLLLPLCLSLAAAKQLLRYRLAEEGPADVRIGNVASDLGIVTGSGEVTFSLESGSEYLKIDNLTGELSTSERRIDREKLPQCQMIFDENECFLDFEVSVIGPSQSWVDLFEGRVIVLDINDNTPTFPSPVLTLTVEENRPVGTLYLLPTATDRDFGRNGIERYELLQEPGGGGGGGGGEGRRSGPADSAPYPGGGGNSASGSGGSGGSKRRLESPEGGGGTGPGGRSSVFELQVADTPDGEKQPQLIVKGALDREQRDSYELTLRVRDGGDPPRSSQAILRVLITDVNDNSPRFEKSVYEADLAENSAPGTPILQLRAADLDVGVNGQIEYVFGAATESVRRLLRLDETSGWLSVLHRIDREEVNQLRFTVMARDRGQPPKTDKATVVLNIKDENDNVPSIEIRKIGRIPLKDGVANVAEDVLVDTPIALVQVSDRDQGENGVVTCTVVGDVPFQLKPASDTEGDQNKKKYFLHTSAPLDYETTREFNVVIVAVDSGSPSLSSNNSLVVKVGDTNDNPPVFGQSVVEVYFPENNIPGERVATVLATDADSGKNAEIAYSLDSSVMGTFAIDPDSGDILVNTVLDREQTDRYEFKVNAKDKGIPVLQGSTTVIVQVADKNDNDPKFMQDVFTFYVKENLQPNSPVGMVTVMDADKGRNAEMSLYIEENSNIFSIENDTGTIYSTMSFDREHQTTYTFRVKAVDGGDPPRSATATVSLFVMDENDNAPTVTLPRNISYTLLPPSSNVRTVVATVLATDSDDGINADLNYSIVGGNPFKLFEIDPTSGVVSLVGKLTQKHYGLHRLVVQVNDSGQPSQSTTTLVHVFVNESVSNATVIDSQIVRSLHTPLTQDIAGDPSYEISKQRLSIVIGVVAGIMTVILIILIVMMARYCRSKNKNGYEAGKKDHEDFFTPQQHDKSKKPKKDKKNKKSKQPLYSSIVTVEASKPNGQRYDSVNEKLSDSPSMGRYRSVNGGPGSPDLARHYKSSSPLPTVQLHPQSPTAGKKHQAVQDLPPANTFVGAGDNISIGSDHCSEYSCQTNNKYSKQVATVQTMNPPGHSEESKINVCARK; encoded by the coding sequence ATGCTGAGGATGCGGACCACGGGATGGGCGCGCGGCTGGTGCTTGGGCTGTTGCCTCCTCCTGCCGCTCTGCCTCAGCCTGGCCGCCGCCAAGCAGCTGCTCCGGTACCGGCTAGCGGAGGAGGGCCCCGCCGACGTGCGGATAGGTAATGTGGCCTCGGACCTGGGCATCGTGACCGGCTCGGGCGAGGTGACTTTCAGCCTTGAGTCTGGCTCTGAGTACCTGAAGATTGACAACCTCACCGGCGAGCTGAGCACCAGCGAGCGGCGCATCGACCGGGAGAAGCTGCCCCAGTGTCAGATGATCTTCGACGAGAATGAGTGTTTCTTGGACTTCGAGGTGTCAGTGATAGGGCCCTCGCAGAGCTGGGTGGACCTGTTTGAGGGTCGGGTCATCGTGCTAGACATCAACGACAACACGCCCACCTTCCCGTCACCGGTGCTCACACTCACGGTGGAGGAGAACAGGCCCGTAGGAACACTCTACCTGCTGCCCACGGCCACCGATCGTGACTTCGGTCGCAATGGAATCGAGCGCTACGAGCTGCTCCAGGAGCCCGggggtggcggtggcggtggcggcgGCGAAGGAAGGCGTTCGGGGCCGGCGGACAGCGCCCCCTACCCAGGGGGCGGCGGGAACAGCGCGAGCGGCAGCGGCGGCTCTGGAGGCTCCAAGCGGCGGCTGGAGTCGCCTGAGGGCGGCGGCGGGACCGGTCCTGGTGGCCGCAGCAGTGTGTTTGAGCTGCAGGTGGCAGACACCCCAGACGGGGAGAAACAACCGCAACTGATAGTGAAGGGGGCGCTGGACCGGGAGCAGCGGGACTCCTACGAGCTGACCCTCCGAGTGCGTGATGGGGGCGATCCACCTCGGTCCTCGCAGGCCATCTTGAGGGTGCTCATCACCGACGTGAATGACAACAGCCCCCGCTTCGAGAAGAGCGTGTATGAGGCTGACCTGGCTGAAAACAGCGCTCCGGGCACCCCCATCCTGCAGTTGCGCGCCGCCGATTTGGACGTGGGGGTCAACGGACAGATAGAGTATGTATTTGGGGCTGCTACGGAGTCGGTAAGAAGGCTACTGCGTCTGGATGAAACTTCGGGCTGGCTCAGTGTCTTGCACAGAATTGACCGCGAGGAAGTGAATCAGCTGCGGTTCACTGTCATGGCCCGTGACCGCGGGCAGCCCCCCAAGACCGATAAGGCCACCGTGGTCCTCAACATCAAAGACGAGAACGACAACGTTCCCTCCATCGAAATCCGCAAGATAGGGCGCATTCCACTTAAGGACGGGGTGGCCAATGTGGCTGAGGACGTCCTGGTGGACACCCCCATAGCCCTGGTGCAGGTGTCCGACCGAGACCAAGGCGAGAACGGGGTAGTCACCTGTACAGTAGTGGGTGATGTGCCTTTCCAGCTTAAGCCAGCCAGCGACACAGAGGGCGACCAGAACAAGAAAAAGTACTTCCTGCACACGTCGGCCCCACTGGACTATGAGACCACCCGGGAGTTCAACGTGGTCATAGTAGCTGTGGACTCTGGCAGTCCTAGCCTCTCCAGCAACAATTCCTTGGTGGTCAAGGTGGGAGACACGAACGACAACCCTCCTGTTTTTGGTCAGTCTGTGGTTGAGGTTTACTTCCCAGAGAACAACATTCCTGGTGAGAGGGTAGCCACAGTGCTGGCGACAGATGCTGACAGTGGGAAGAACGCAGAGATTGCCTACTCTCTGGACTCCTCAGTGATGGGGACTTTTGCCATTGATCCCGATTCTGGGGACATCCTGGTCAATACAGTACTGGACCGGGAGCAGACTGACAGGTATGAGTTTAAAGTTAATGCCAAAGACAAAGGCATTCCTGTGCTGCAGGGCAGCACCACGGTGATTGTACAGGTGGCTGATAAAAATGACAATGACCCTAAGTTTATGCAGGACGTCTTTACCTTTTATGTGAAGGAAAACTTACAACCCAACAGCCCTGTGGGAATGGTCACCGTGATGGATGCTGACAAGGGACGGAATGCAGAAATGAGCCTGTACATAGAGGAGAACAGTAACATTTTTTCTATTGAAAATGACACAGGGACCATTTACTCCACAATGTCTTTTGACAGGGAACATCAGACTACATACACTTTCAGGGTGAAGGCTGTGGATGGTGGAGATCCTCCTAGATCAGCCACAGCCACAGTCTCCCTGTTTGTGATGGATGAAAATGACAATGCTCCCACAGTTACCCTCCCCAGAAACATTTCCTACACGTTGCTGCCACCTTCAAGTAATGTCAGGACAGTAGTAGCTACAGTGTTGGCAACAGACAGTGATGATGGTATCAATGCGGACTTGAACTACAGCATTGTGGGAGGGAATCCTTTCAAGCTGTTTGAGATTGATCCCACCAGTGGTGTGGTTTCCTTAGTAGGAAAACTCACCCAAAAGCATTATGGCTTGCATAGGCTGGTTGTGCAAGTGAATGACAGCGGCCAGCCTTCCCAGTCCACTACAACTTTGGTGCATGTATTTGTCAATGAAAGTGTTTCCAATGCAACTGTGATTGACTCTCAGATAGTCAGAAGTTTGCATACCCCACTCACCCAGGATATAGCTGGTGACCCAAGCTATGAAATTAGCAAACAGAGACTCAGTATTGTCATTGGGGTGGTTGCTGGCATTATGACAGTGATTCTAATCATTTTAATTGTCATGATGGCAAGATACTGCAggtccaaaaataaaaatggctacgAAGCCGGCAAAAAAGACCATGAAGACTTTTTTACACCCCAGCAGCATGACAAATCTAAAAAGcctaaaaaagacaagaaaaacaaaaaatctaagcAGCCACTCTACAGCAGTATTGTCACTGTCGAAGCTTCTAAACCAAATGGACAGAGGTATGATAGTGTCAATGAGAAGCTGTCTGACAGCCCAAGCATGGGCCGATACAGATCTGTTAATGGTGGGCCTGGCAGTCCTGACCTGGCAAGGCATTACAAATCTAGTTCCCCATTGCCTACTGTCCAGCTTCACCCCCAGTCACCAACTGCAGGGAAAAAACATCAGGCTGTACAAGATCTACCACCAGCCAACACATTTGTGGGAGCAGGAGACAACATTTCAATTGGATCAGATCACTGCTCTGAGTACAGCTGTCAAACCAATAACAAGTACAGCAAACAG